A stretch of Flavobacterium sp. N1994 DNA encodes these proteins:
- a CDS encoding acyl-CoA carboxylase subunit beta, producing the protein MEDKIKILNDKIALAKLGGGEKRIAKHHDKKKLTARERIAYLMDEGSFEEIGMLVTHRTTDFGMEKEIYYGDGVITGYGTINGRVVYVFAQDFTVFGGALSETHAEKICKVMDMALRSGAPMIGLNDSGGARIQEGVRSLGGYADIFYRNVQSSGVIPQISAIMGPCAGGAVYSPAMTDFTMMVEGNSYMFVTGPNVVKTVTNEEVSSEELGGASTHSTKSGVAHITSPNGIECLEDIKKLLSYMPQNNRETTPKLPYFTNDEIREKLDTIVPDNANKPYDMHDVIDNIIDEDSFFEIHKDFAENIIVGFARLGGRSIGIVANNPKFLAGCLDVKSSIKGARFVRFCDCFNIPLLVLEDVPGFLPGTDQEWNGIIVHGAKLLYAFSEATVPRVTVITRKAYGGAYDVMNSKHIGADMNFAWPSAEIAVMGAKGASEIIFKKEISEAADPAAKLLEKEAEYAELFANPYTAAQRGFIDEVILPKNTRRKLLKAFSMLENKVVNTPNRKHGNIPL; encoded by the coding sequence ATGGAAGATAAAATCAAAATATTAAACGATAAAATTGCCTTGGCCAAATTAGGCGGAGGCGAGAAAAGAATAGCCAAACACCACGACAAGAAGAAACTAACAGCAAGAGAACGTATAGCGTATTTAATGGATGAAGGTTCTTTTGAAGAAATCGGAATGTTAGTAACCCATAGAACCACTGATTTCGGAATGGAAAAAGAAATCTATTACGGTGATGGGGTGATTACCGGTTACGGAACTATTAACGGTAGAGTAGTGTATGTTTTTGCTCAAGATTTTACAGTTTTTGGTGGTGCTTTATCAGAAACTCATGCGGAGAAAATCTGTAAAGTAATGGATATGGCTTTACGAAGCGGTGCCCCGATGATTGGATTAAATGATTCAGGTGGTGCTCGTATTCAAGAAGGGGTTCGTTCTTTAGGAGGATATGCGGATATTTTTTATAGAAACGTACAATCTAGTGGAGTCATTCCACAGATTTCGGCTATCATGGGGCCTTGTGCTGGTGGGGCGGTGTATTCGCCTGCTATGACCGATTTTACCATGATGGTAGAAGGGAATAGTTATATGTTTGTTACTGGACCTAACGTGGTTAAAACCGTAACTAACGAAGAAGTTTCATCTGAAGAACTTGGTGGTGCAAGTACGCATTCGACAAAATCGGGTGTGGCACATATTACTTCTCCAAACGGAATCGAATGTTTGGAAGACATCAAAAAGTTGTTGAGCTATATGCCTCAAAACAATAGAGAAACTACTCCGAAATTGCCCTATTTTACCAATGATGAAATACGCGAAAAATTAGATACAATAGTTCCTGATAATGCAAACAAGCCTTATGACATGCACGATGTAATAGACAACATCATTGACGAAGACTCATTCTTTGAAATTCATAAAGACTTTGCTGAAAATATCATTGTAGGTTTTGCTCGTTTGGGAGGAAGAAGTATCGGGATTGTGGCCAATAATCCTAAGTTTTTAGCAGGATGTTTGGATGTGAAATCATCTATTAAAGGAGCGCGTTTCGTTCGTTTCTGTGATTGTTTCAATATTCCGTTGTTAGTATTAGAAGACGTTCCTGGTTTCTTACCTGGAACCGATCAAGAATGGAATGGTATTATTGTTCACGGAGCTAAATTACTATATGCTTTCAGTGAAGCTACTGTGCCAAGAGTAACTGTTATTACTCGTAAAGCTTACGGTGGTGCTTATGACGTAATGAATTCCAAACACATTGGCGCCGATATGAATTTTGCTTGGCCAAGTGCGGAAATTGCGGTTATGGGAGCTAAAGGAGCTTCTGAAATTATCTTCAAAAAAGAAATTAGTGAAGCAGCCGACCCAGCGGCGAAATTATTAGAAAAAGAAGCAGAGTATGCTGAGTTGTTTGCTAATCCCTACACAGCAGCGCAACGTGGTTTTATTGATGAAGTAATTTTACCCAAAAATACTCGAAGAAAACTGCTTAAAGCGTTTAGTATGTTAGAAAATAAAGTGGTTAACACTCCAAATAGAAAACACGGTAATATTCCGTTATAA
- a CDS encoding AMP-dependent synthetase/ligase, producing the protein MTSITRLFDFPYYQLEKNNMPNCLVTKYDGKWIKTSTKEYLEKANTISRALLRLGVQKDDKIAVISSNNRTEWNIMDIGVLQVGAQNVPIYPTISEDDYEYILNHCEAKYCFVSDEEVLRKVNLIKSKLTNLKEVYSFNEITGCKNWKELLVLGEDTSNQDVVEDRKNHVKPEELATIIYTSGTTGKPKGVMLSHNNIVSNVLDSAERIPFEEGTSVALSFLPICHIFERVILYIYQYYSVAIYFAESIDKLSDNIKEVKPTVFSVVPRLLEKVYDKIHAKGEELTGIKRVLFFWAIALGLRFEPYGANGWWYEFQLSIVRKLIFSKWKEGLGGNLTVMVSGSAALQPRLIRMFAAAEMPVMEGYGLTETSPVITVNDQRNRGFKVGTVGKVIKNVTVKIASDGEILCKGPNVMMGYYKDEVLTNEAIKDGYFHTGDIGEIDSEGFLKITDRKKEMFKTSGGKYIAPQLIENTMKQSLFIEQVMVIGDGEKMPAAFIQPSFDFVKDWAKRKNITIGTTNEEIIANPEVIKRIQEEVDISNEKFGNWEKIKRFELTPDVWSIDGGHLTPTLKLKRKIVMEKYKDLYQKIYN; encoded by the coding sequence ATGACGTCCATCACAAGACTTTTTGACTTTCCATACTATCAGCTTGAAAAAAACAATATGCCCAATTGTCTTGTCACCAAATACGACGGCAAATGGATAAAAACCTCAACTAAAGAATACCTAGAAAAGGCTAATACCATATCGAGAGCTCTACTTCGATTGGGAGTTCAAAAAGATGATAAAATTGCGGTCATTTCTTCCAACAATAGAACCGAATGGAATATTATGGACATTGGCGTATTGCAAGTGGGCGCTCAAAATGTTCCCATTTATCCCACGATTTCAGAGGATGATTATGAATACATTTTAAACCATTGTGAAGCTAAATATTGTTTTGTTTCGGATGAAGAAGTGTTGCGCAAAGTAAACCTCATCAAAAGCAAATTGACTAACCTTAAAGAGGTTTATTCTTTCAATGAAATTACGGGTTGTAAAAACTGGAAAGAGCTTTTGGTCTTAGGTGAAGACACCAGCAATCAGGATGTAGTAGAAGACCGAAAAAACCACGTAAAACCAGAAGAACTAGCGACCATAATTTATACTTCAGGAACCACAGGAAAACCTAAAGGCGTAATGCTTTCGCATAATAATATTGTTTCGAATGTATTGGATAGTGCCGAACGCATTCCATTTGAAGAAGGAACGAGTGTAGCTTTAAGCTTTCTTCCTATTTGTCACATCTTCGAAAGAGTAATTTTATATATTTATCAATATTATTCGGTCGCTATCTATTTTGCCGAATCAATTGATAAATTATCGGATAACATCAAGGAAGTAAAACCTACTGTGTTCTCTGTAGTACCTAGACTTTTAGAAAAAGTATACGATAAAATTCACGCTAAAGGCGAAGAACTAACCGGAATCAAAAGAGTACTGTTCTTTTGGGCTATTGCTTTAGGATTGCGATTCGAACCTTATGGTGCTAATGGTTGGTGGTATGAGTTCCAATTGAGCATAGTACGTAAACTAATTTTTAGCAAATGGAAAGAAGGTTTGGGTGGAAATTTAACGGTAATGGTGTCAGGAAGTGCCGCTTTACAACCAAGACTTATCCGAATGTTTGCCGCTGCTGAAATGCCTGTTATGGAAGGTTATGGTCTAACTGAAACTTCACCAGTAATCACTGTAAATGATCAAAGAAATAGAGGCTTTAAAGTCGGAACTGTTGGTAAAGTAATCAAAAATGTAACGGTTAAAATTGCCTCTGATGGAGAAATACTTTGTAAAGGTCCCAACGTAATGATGGGCTATTATAAAGATGAAGTATTGACCAACGAAGCCATTAAAGATGGTTATTTCCATACTGGAGATATTGGAGAAATTGACTCCGAAGGGTTCTTAAAAATTACCGACCGTAAAAAAGAAATGTTCAAAACCTCTGGCGGAAAATACATTGCCCCTCAATTAATAGAAAACACCATGAAACAATCCTTGTTTATTGAACAAGTAATGGTGATTGGGGATGGCGAAAAAATGCCAGCGGCTTTTATTCAACCTAGTTTTGATTTTGTGAAAGATTGGGCCAAAAGAAAAAATATAACTATAGGAACCACCAATGAAGAGATTATAGCCAATCCAGAAGTCATCAAAAGAATACAAGAAGAAGTAGATATTTCGAATGAGAAATTTGGCAACTGGGAAAAAATAAAACGTTTTGAACTAACCCCAGATGTTTGGTCTATTGATGGTGGACACCTCACTCCTACGCTCAAATTGAAGCGCAAAATCGTAATGGAGAAATACAAAGATTTGTATCAAAAGATTTATAACTAA
- a CDS encoding LTA synthase family protein — protein sequence MKKYPRFQEYKVLGYRILLAYVFYSVARVLFYVYNSSLIKVGSVSDFLELCYHGIAFDTTALMYVNSLFILLSIIPILSNSKKKFQKFLFYLYFVTNLIAYATNFVDFIYYRYTFSRSTIASLDTLEHENNKMLLLFDFIVHFWDVFLWFFILAFAWIYLYKKVKVHHVKETPNAKYFGFSILTFLVVVTLCIGGIRGDFKKSTRPINILDASRYVTNISQSNLVLNTPFAIIRTWDLNNFKKVNLVSKAQIDSLIVPIKQYKNNPPTKPNIVIFIIESFAREYNGAFNKGTKIPNYQSYTPFVDSLAQHSLIFTNGYANGWKSIHGVSSVIAGIPSFKDAFTSSPYPQQKIESLVSTLKSEGYDTSFFHSAPNGSMGFLGFGNILGYDHYYGKTEYNNDADFDGVWGIWDEPFFQFYNKTLSQKKQPFMATLFSVSSHEPYKVPEKYAGKFPKGTVNIHESIGYTDYALKQFFTAAKKEPWYNNTIFVMVADHCNTIAYDEYTKEFNKNTVPILFFSPNEKYVGVNNDWAQQIDIYPTLLDMIGYQKPFRSWGRSLINDKQVAPFVVKYSSDMYQFMSGDYICTFDGMKATGFYDKNDKAMEHNLILKRNAAMNLLELRCKAFVQDYMERVIDKRLTTVK from the coding sequence ATGAAAAAATACCCACGGTTTCAGGAGTATAAAGTATTAGGCTATAGAATTTTATTGGCTTACGTTTTTTACTCTGTTGCAAGAGTTTTATTCTATGTTTATAATAGTTCTTTAATAAAAGTTGGTAGCGTTTCTGATTTTCTAGAGCTGTGTTACCACGGTATAGCCTTTGACACTACAGCGCTGATGTATGTAAATAGTTTGTTTATTTTACTATCCATCATTCCGATACTGTCCAACTCTAAAAAGAAGTTTCAAAAGTTTTTATTCTACTTGTATTTTGTAACCAATTTGATTGCGTACGCAACCAATTTCGTCGACTTTATTTATTACCGTTACACCTTCAGCAGAAGTACGATTGCTTCACTGGATACTCTTGAGCATGAGAATAATAAGATGCTTTTACTTTTTGATTTTATAGTCCATTTTTGGGATGTGTTTTTATGGTTCTTTATATTGGCGTTTGCTTGGATTTACTTGTACAAAAAGGTTAAAGTGCATCACGTAAAAGAAACGCCTAATGCTAAATACTTCGGGTTCTCTATACTAACCTTTCTTGTAGTGGTTACGCTTTGTATTGGAGGCATTCGTGGCGATTTCAAGAAAAGTACCCGACCTATTAATATTTTAGACGCTAGCCGTTATGTTACTAATATCTCGCAATCGAATTTAGTTTTAAATACGCCTTTTGCTATTATTCGAACTTGGGATCTTAATAACTTTAAGAAAGTCAATCTAGTTTCCAAAGCCCAAATTGATAGTTTAATAGTGCCGATAAAACAGTATAAAAATAATCCTCCTACCAAGCCTAATATTGTCATTTTTATCATTGAAAGTTTTGCGAGAGAATACAATGGAGCCTTTAACAAAGGAACTAAAATTCCCAATTATCAAAGCTACACGCCTTTTGTAGATTCGTTGGCGCAACACAGTTTGATTTTTACGAATGGGTATGCCAATGGTTGGAAATCGATTCACGGAGTGTCTTCTGTTATTGCTGGAATCCCTTCGTTTAAAGATGCGTTTACATCATCTCCTTATCCTCAACAGAAAATAGAATCGTTGGTGTCTACTTTGAAAAGCGAAGGCTATGACACTTCCTTTTTTCATAGTGCCCCTAATGGTTCAATGGGTTTTCTTGGTTTCGGAAACATCTTAGGCTATGACCATTATTATGGTAAGACCGAATACAATAATGATGCTGATTTTGATGGGGTTTGGGGTATTTGGGACGAACCTTTTTTCCAATTTTACAATAAGACTTTGTCTCAGAAGAAACAACCTTTTATGGCTACTCTTTTTTCTGTTTCTTCTCACGAACCCTATAAAGTCCCTGAAAAATATGCAGGTAAGTTTCCAAAAGGAACAGTCAACATTCATGAAAGTATTGGGTATACCGACTATGCTTTAAAGCAATTTTTTACTGCAGCCAAAAAAGAACCTTGGTACAACAACACCATTTTTGTAATGGTAGCCGATCATTGTAATACGATTGCTTATGATGAATACACAAAGGAATTCAATAAAAACACGGTGCCAATTTTGTTTTTCTCTCCTAATGAAAAATATGTGGGAGTTAACAACGATTGGGCGCAACAAATCGATATTTATCCAACGCTGCTAGATATGATTGGCTACCAAAAACCTTTTAGAAGTTGGGGTAGAAGTTTGATTAATGACAAACAAGTGGCTCCCTTTGTAGTGAAGTACAGTTCCGATATGTACCAATTTATGAGCGGCGATTACATTTGTACTTTTGATGGTATGAAAGCGACCGGCTTCTATGATAAGAATGACAAAGCGATGGAACACAACTTAATCTTAAAACGAAATGCCGCTATGAATTTGCTGGAATTGAGATGTAAAGCATTCGTCCAGGATTATATGGAAAGGGTTATCGATAAGCGTTTGACTACGGTTAAATAA